From a region of the Mycobacterium sp. SMC-8 genome:
- the ponA2 gene encoding transglycosylase/D,D-transpeptidase PonA2, producing the protein MHDRRRAQRIAAAKLAGCCLVAGLLLAAMMFPFVGGAGTAIMRVSDSATEESADLFKGEAPIVSTMVDAAGNPIAWLYEQRRWVVPSDRIAGTMKLAIISIEDKRFAEHNGVDWQGTLTGLTGYLRGDKSTRGGSTLEQQYVKNFNLLVKARTDADRRAAVAITPARKLREIRAALALDKLLPKTELLSRYLNLVSFGNGAFGVQDAARTYFGIDAADLNWEQAALLAGMVQSTSLLDPYTNPDGALSRRNVVLDTMIENLPEHADALRAAKNRPLGVLPRPAPLPQGCIAAGDRGFFCEYAMRYLARAGLTMEDVARNGYLIRTTLDPKVQASVKTAIDKYAEPTTPGVASVMSVILPGKESHRVVAMADNRSYGLDLSAGETVQPQPFSLGGDGAGSVFKIFTTAAALEMGLGISAQLDVPQTFRATGLGDTTDPGCPRKTWCVKNVSGYSGQLSVTDALAKSPNTAFAKLISQIGVPRAVDMAVRLGLRSYAEPGTARVYDPDSNESIADFIKRQNLGSFTLGPFELNALELTNVAATLASGGVWCPPSPIDKVFDRYGKEVALATPACEQVVPEGLANTMANALGKDHTGGTATGAASSVGWDLPMAGKTGTTESHRSSAFVGFTNRYAAANYIFDDSPSPSGLCSYPLRKCGDGDLYGGTEPALTWYQAMEPIANDFGPVALPPTDPRYVDGGPGSEVPSVTGMKLDAARKKLEEAGFQVAPDPTAVNSDSAKGAVVGTSPRGKTIPGSIVTIMVSNGIPPVVYRPPPPPSAPPPPAPGELLPPPPPNVIQIPGLPPIMMPWPAPPPPAPLPPPPPPPPPA; encoded by the coding sequence ATGCACGACCGCCGTCGGGCACAGAGAATCGCCGCCGCCAAGTTGGCCGGCTGCTGTCTGGTCGCGGGCCTGCTGCTGGCCGCGATGATGTTCCCGTTCGTCGGGGGCGCCGGCACCGCGATCATGCGCGTCTCCGACTCGGCCACCGAGGAATCCGCGGACCTGTTCAAAGGTGAGGCGCCGATCGTGTCCACCATGGTGGACGCTGCGGGAAACCCCATCGCGTGGCTCTACGAGCAGCGCCGCTGGGTGGTGCCCAGCGATCGGATCGCCGGCACGATGAAGCTGGCCATCATCTCGATCGAGGACAAACGGTTCGCCGAGCACAACGGCGTCGACTGGCAGGGCACGCTCACCGGCCTCACCGGTTACCTGCGCGGCGACAAGAGCACCCGGGGCGGGTCGACGCTGGAGCAGCAGTACGTCAAGAACTTCAACCTGCTGGTGAAGGCCCGAACCGACGCGGATCGGCGCGCCGCGGTCGCGATTACGCCGGCACGCAAACTGCGCGAGATACGCGCCGCCCTTGCCTTGGACAAACTGTTGCCCAAGACCGAACTGCTGTCCCGCTACCTGAACCTGGTGTCGTTCGGCAACGGCGCCTTCGGCGTGCAGGACGCCGCGCGTACCTACTTCGGCATCGACGCCGCCGACCTGAACTGGGAGCAGGCCGCCCTGCTGGCCGGGATGGTGCAGTCCACCAGCCTGCTCGATCCCTACACCAACCCGGACGGCGCGCTGTCGCGGCGCAACGTCGTGCTCGACACGATGATCGAGAACCTGCCGGAGCACGCCGACGCACTACGCGCTGCGAAGAACCGGCCGCTCGGGGTGCTGCCCCGGCCCGCCCCGCTGCCACAGGGCTGCATCGCCGCCGGCGACCGCGGGTTCTTCTGCGAGTACGCGATGCGCTACCTGGCGCGCGCCGGCCTGACTATGGAGGACGTGGCCCGCAACGGCTACCTGATCCGCACCACGCTGGACCCGAAGGTCCAGGCCAGCGTCAAGACGGCCATCGACAAGTACGCCGAACCCACCACCCCTGGGGTGGCCAGCGTGATGAGCGTGATCCTGCCGGGCAAAGAGTCCCACCGGGTGGTGGCGATGGCCGACAACCGCAGCTACGGACTGGATCTCAGCGCCGGGGAGACGGTGCAGCCGCAGCCGTTCTCGCTCGGCGGTGACGGCGCCGGCTCGGTGTTCAAGATCTTCACCACCGCGGCCGCGCTGGAAATGGGCCTGGGCATCAGCGCCCAGCTGGACGTGCCCCAGACGTTCCGCGCCACCGGCCTTGGCGACACCACCGATCCGGGCTGCCCGCGAAAGACGTGGTGCGTGAAGAACGTCTCCGGGTACTCGGGCCAGCTCAGCGTCACCGATGCACTGGCGAAATCGCCCAATACCGCGTTCGCCAAGCTGATTTCGCAGATCGGGGTGCCCCGCGCGGTGGACATGGCCGTCCGGCTCGGGCTGCGGTCCTACGCCGAACCGGGCACCGCCCGCGTCTACGATCCCGACAGCAACGAGAGCATCGCCGACTTCATCAAGCGGCAGAACCTCGGATCGTTCACCCTGGGTCCGTTCGAGCTCAACGCGCTGGAGTTGACGAACGTCGCGGCGACGTTGGCGTCGGGCGGCGTGTGGTGCCCGCCCAGCCCGATCGACAAGGTCTTCGACCGCTACGGCAAAGAGGTGGCCTTAGCGACCCCGGCCTGCGAGCAGGTGGTCCCCGAGGGGCTCGCCAACACGATGGCCAACGCGCTCGGCAAGGACCACACCGGCGGGACCGCCACCGGGGCAGCGAGTTCGGTGGGATGGGATCTACCGATGGCCGGCAAGACCGGCACCACCGAATCGCATCGGTCATCGGCGTTCGTCGGCTTCACCAACCGGTACGCCGCCGCGAACTACATCTTCGACGACTCCCCCTCGCCGTCGGGCCTGTGCTCGTACCCGCTGCGCAAGTGCGGCGACGGCGATCTCTACGGCGGTACGGAACCGGCCCTGACGTGGTACCAGGCGATGGAGCCCATCGCCAACGACTTCGGGCCGGTCGCGCTGCCGCCCACCGATCCCCGCTACGTCGACGGCGGGCCGGGCAGCGAAGTGCCCAGCGTCACCGGGATGAAGCTCGATGCCGCGCGGAAGAAGTTGGAGGAAGCGGGTTTTCAGGTCGCGCCGGATCCGACCGCGGTCAATAGCGACTCCGCGAAGGGCGCGGTGGTGGGGACCTCGCCGCGCGGCAAGACGATCCCCGGCTCGATCGTGACGATCATGGTCAGCAACGGCATCCCGCCGGTGGTCTATCGGCCGCCTCCGCCGCCGAGCGCGCCGCCGCCTCCGGCGCCTGGCGAACTGCTTCCTCCCCCGCCGCCCAACGTGATCCAGATCCCAGGGCTGCCACCGATCATGATGCCCTGGCCGGCGCCCCCGCCACCCGCGCCTCTGCCGCCGCCACCGCCGCCACCACCCCCGGCGTGA
- a CDS encoding SPFH domain-containing protein produces the protein MITMAAVAGAVTLILLWLVGANVRVIQQFERGVVYRFGQVQPRVRAPGLTVLVPVADRLQKVNVQIITMPVPAQDGITRDNVTVRVDAVIYFQVADPVRAAVDVQDYRSAVGQVAQTSLRSIIGKSNLDDLLSNREHLNQGLELMIDSPALGWGIHIDRVEIKDVVLPDSMKRSIARQAEAERERRARIITADGELQASQKLAAAAEVMSAQPAALQLRLLQTVVEVAAEKNSTLVLPFPVELLRFLERSTPQGAGADEEASPAITAKIAEGIGLLRLGEPANG, from the coding sequence ATGATCACCATGGCCGCGGTGGCCGGTGCGGTCACCCTGATACTGCTCTGGCTCGTCGGGGCCAACGTGCGCGTGATCCAGCAGTTCGAGCGGGGCGTGGTGTACCGGTTCGGGCAGGTGCAGCCCCGGGTGCGCGCTCCCGGGCTGACCGTGCTGGTGCCGGTCGCCGACCGGCTGCAGAAGGTGAACGTCCAGATCATCACGATGCCGGTGCCCGCCCAGGACGGCATCACCCGCGACAACGTGACCGTGCGGGTGGACGCCGTCATCTACTTCCAGGTGGCCGACCCGGTGCGCGCGGCGGTCGATGTGCAGGACTACAGGTCGGCTGTCGGGCAGGTCGCGCAGACGTCGCTGCGGTCGATCATCGGCAAGAGCAACCTCGATGACCTGCTGTCCAACCGGGAGCACCTCAACCAGGGCCTGGAGCTGATGATCGACAGCCCCGCACTGGGCTGGGGCATTCACATCGACCGTGTCGAGATCAAGGACGTGGTGCTGCCCGACTCCATGAAGCGCTCGATCGCCCGCCAGGCCGAGGCCGAGCGGGAGCGACGGGCCCGGATCATCACCGCCGACGGCGAGCTGCAGGCCTCGCAGAAGCTGGCGGCGGCGGCCGAGGTGATGTCGGCGCAGCCCGCGGCTCTGCAACTGCGGCTGCTGCAGACCGTCGTCGAGGTGGCGGCGGAGAAGAACTCCACGCTGGTGTTGCCGTTCCCGGTCGAACTGCTGCGTTTCCTCGAGCGTTCGACACCACAGGGCGCCGGGGCCGACGAGGAGGCATCGCCGGCGATCACCGCGAAAATCGCCGAAGGCATCGGCCTGTTGAGGCTCGGCGAACCCGCGAACGGGTAG
- a CDS encoding MFS transporter has translation MTTRTDTPLPKSSAAETRRAIWNTIRGSSGNLVEWYDVYVYTVFATYFEGQFFAESEKNSTVYVYAIFAITFVMRPIGSWFFGRFADRRGRRAALTVSVSLMALCSAVIALVPSQASIGIAAPIILVLARLVQGFATGGEYGTSATYMSEAATRERRGFFSSFQYVTLVGGHVLAQFTLLILQSFLDQEQMREFGWRIAFGIGGVAAVVVFWLRRTMDESLSEDVIEAARSGKDQGAGSMRELLTSYWRPFLLCFLITMGGTVAFYTYSVNAPAIVKTTYDGAMTATWINLIGLIFLMLLQPVGGMISDKVGRKPMLVFFGVGGLVWTYVLITYLPETHSPLLSFALMAVGYVILTGYTSINALVKSELFPAHVRALGVGVGYALANSIFGGTAPLIYQALKERDQVPLFIGYVTVCIAVSLVVYVFFLKNKAETHLDRERGSAFGV, from the coding sequence ATGACCACACGGACTGATACGCCGCTGCCGAAGTCGAGTGCCGCCGAGACCCGGCGGGCGATCTGGAACACCATTCGCGGGTCGTCGGGCAACCTCGTCGAGTGGTACGACGTCTACGTCTACACCGTGTTCGCAACGTATTTCGAGGGACAGTTCTTCGCCGAGTCCGAGAAGAACTCGACGGTGTACGTGTACGCGATCTTTGCGATCACGTTCGTGATGCGCCCGATCGGGTCGTGGTTCTTCGGCCGGTTCGCCGACCGCCGCGGCCGGCGCGCGGCGCTGACGGTCAGTGTGTCGCTGATGGCGTTGTGCTCGGCGGTGATCGCGCTGGTGCCGTCGCAGGCCTCGATCGGGATCGCGGCGCCGATCATCCTGGTGCTGGCGCGGCTGGTGCAGGGTTTCGCGACGGGCGGGGAGTACGGCACGTCGGCGACGTACATGTCCGAGGCGGCGACGCGGGAGCGGCGCGGGTTCTTCTCGTCGTTCCAGTACGTGACGCTGGTCGGCGGGCACGTGCTGGCGCAGTTCACGCTGCTGATCCTGCAGTCGTTCCTCGATCAGGAGCAGATGCGCGAATTCGGTTGGCGCATCGCATTTGGCATCGGTGGCGTGGCCGCGGTCGTGGTGTTCTGGCTGCGGCGCACGATGGACGAGTCGCTGTCCGAGGACGTGATCGAGGCGGCCCGCTCCGGCAAGGATCAGGGCGCCGGTTCGATGCGGGAACTGCTGACCAGCTACTGGCGTCCGTTCCTGCTGTGCTTCCTGATCACGATGGGCGGCACGGTCGCGTTCTACACCTACAGCGTGAACGCGCCCGCGATCGTCAAGACCACCTACGACGGCGCGATGACCGCGACGTGGATCAACCTGATCGGGCTGATCTTCCTGATGCTGCTGCAGCCGGTCGGTGGGATGATCAGCGACAAGGTCGGACGCAAGCCGATGCTGGTGTTCTTCGGCGTGGGTGGGCTGGTGTGGACCTATGTGCTGATCACCTATCTGCCCGAAACCCACTCGCCGCTGCTGTCTTTCGCGCTGATGGCGGTGGGCTATGTGATTCTGACCGGGTACACGTCGATCAACGCGCTGGTGAAATCCGAGCTGTTCCCGGCGCACGTGCGGGCGCTCGGGGTGGGCGTCGGGTATGCGCTGGCGAACTCGATCTTCGGCGGCACCGCGCCGCTGATCTACCAGGCGCTCAAGGAACGGGATCAGGTGCCGCTGTTCATCGGCTACGTGACGGTGTGCATCGCGGTGTCGCTGGTCGTCTACGTCTTCTTCCTGAAGAACAAGGCCGAGACGCATCTGGACCGTGAGCGGGGCTCGGCGTTCGGGGTGTAA
- a CDS encoding DUF1206 domain-containing protein — MSFKGAVNRATESHTVEWIARAGYPVSGLLHLLIAYIIVRMAFGFTGDADQTGALATLAEQRGGVMSLWVVAVGLVALAMWRLAETVLGLHPGEHRHAHLRESPLINRLKAFGLAVVYLALAFAAVQFALGVGRQGSERAEGLSARLMQSASGKTALVAVGLAVAAAGGYFVYKGASRKFLGDLTVPGGRLITVLGVCGHVGEGVVLFAAGLSVIGAAFLQDPTRATGLDAAVEALGRAHFGHEILLVAATGFAAYGLYSIALTRYSRM, encoded by the coding sequence ATGAGTTTCAAGGGCGCGGTCAACCGGGCCACCGAGAGTCACACCGTGGAATGGATCGCGCGGGCGGGTTATCCCGTCAGCGGGCTGCTGCATCTGCTCATCGCCTACATCATCGTGCGGATGGCGTTCGGCTTCACCGGTGACGCCGACCAGACCGGGGCGCTGGCGACGCTGGCCGAGCAACGGGGCGGGGTGATGTCGCTGTGGGTGGTCGCGGTGGGGCTGGTGGCGCTGGCGATGTGGCGGCTGGCCGAGACGGTGTTGGGTCTGCATCCGGGTGAGCACCGCCACGCCCATCTGCGGGAGTCGCCACTGATCAACCGGCTCAAGGCTTTTGGCCTGGCGGTGGTGTATCTGGCACTGGCGTTCGCGGCTGTCCAGTTCGCGCTGGGGGTCGGCCGGCAGGGCAGTGAACGGGCCGAGGGGCTGAGCGCGCGGTTGATGCAGTCCGCCAGCGGCAAGACTGCCCTGGTGGCAGTCGGCTTGGCGGTCGCCGCAGCAGGCGGCTACTTCGTGTACAAGGGCGCGTCGCGGAAATTCCTCGGCGATCTGACGGTGCCGGGTGGACGGCTGATCACGGTGCTGGGGGTGTGCGGGCATGTCGGTGAGGGTGTGGTGTTGTTCGCTGCCGGGTTGTCGGTGATCGGTGCGGCTTTCCTGCAGGACCCGACGCGGGCGACAGGGTTGGATGCGGCAGTGGAGGCGCTCGGCCGCGCGCACTTCGGCCATGAGATCCTGCTGGTTGCCGCAACAGGATTCGCGGCCTACGGCCTGTACAGCATCGCGTTGACGCGGTACTCGCGGATGTGA
- a CDS encoding serine hydrolase has product MGFERIDDLLNAVTADGSLHGVAATVVGRDGVLYEGAAGDTKPDTMFRNASMTKAVATTAALQLVEQGRVDLDVAVASIVPEFGELQVLDGFEGGEPVLREPSAQATVRQLMNHTAGCGYHFLNEKLFAYCAGQNFPNPLEGVKKSISAPLVHDPGTVWEYGVSTDWLGMVVEAVSGQTLADYLAEHVYGPLRMTDSTFAPSDEQRERLLPIRFRAPDGSLVPTDLDLPATPEWDAAGHGSYGTVADYGRFVRAWLNGGELDGKRILNEETVELALRDHLDGAPLPKKLEPAIPELTNPVELLDVPQGWGLGFHLYLVDLPGMRSAGSADWSGLFNSFFWIDRRAGIGAVIATQVLPFFDGKMVETILGFEAAVYAELGAA; this is encoded by the coding sequence ATGGGGTTTGAACGAATCGACGATCTCCTGAACGCCGTGACCGCCGATGGGTCGCTGCACGGCGTAGCCGCCACAGTGGTCGGCCGCGACGGCGTCCTCTACGAGGGTGCGGCCGGAGATACGAAGCCCGACACCATGTTCCGGAACGCGTCGATGACCAAGGCCGTCGCAACCACCGCGGCGCTGCAGCTCGTCGAGCAGGGGCGCGTAGATCTGGACGTGGCCGTCGCGTCGATCGTGCCCGAGTTCGGGGAGTTGCAGGTGCTCGACGGCTTCGAGGGTGGTGAGCCGGTCCTGCGCGAGCCCAGCGCGCAGGCAACCGTGCGGCAGCTGATGAACCACACCGCCGGCTGCGGCTACCACTTCCTCAACGAGAAGCTGTTCGCCTACTGCGCCGGGCAGAACTTCCCCAACCCCCTGGAGGGCGTCAAGAAGAGTATCAGCGCGCCGCTGGTGCACGATCCCGGCACAGTATGGGAGTACGGCGTCAGCACCGACTGGCTCGGCATGGTCGTCGAGGCGGTGAGCGGCCAGACGCTGGCCGACTACCTCGCCGAGCACGTCTACGGCCCGCTAAGGATGACGGACTCCACGTTCGCGCCGAGCGACGAGCAGCGAGAACGATTGCTGCCCATCCGCTTTCGCGCGCCCGACGGCAGCTTGGTGCCCACCGACCTGGACCTGCCCGCCACACCGGAGTGGGACGCCGCCGGTCACGGGTCCTACGGGACGGTGGCCGATTACGGGCGTTTCGTGCGCGCCTGGCTCAACGGCGGCGAGCTCGACGGCAAGCGCATCCTCAACGAGGAGACGGTGGAGCTCGCGTTGCGGGACCACCTCGACGGGGCGCCGCTGCCGAAGAAGCTGGAGCCGGCCATCCCCGAGCTGACCAACCCGGTCGAGCTACTCGACGTGCCGCAGGGGTGGGGCCTGGGGTTCCACCTGTATCTGGTCGACCTGCCCGGCATGCGCAGCGCGGGCTCGGCCGACTGGTCGGGGCTGTTCAACAGCTTCTTCTGGATCGACCGCCGGGCGGGCATCGGCGCCGTGATCGCGACCCAGGTCCTGCCGTTCTTCGACGGCAAGATGGTCGAGACGATCCTGGGCTTCGAGGCTGCGGTCTACGCGGAACTCGGCGCCGCCTGA
- a CDS encoding Txe/YoeB family addiction module toxin, which translates to MRHINVDPDAWEDFLFWLASDRKTARRITRLIGEIQRDPFGGIGKPEPLKGELSGYWSRRIDDEHRLVYRADDHQVTILKARYHY; encoded by the coding sequence GTGAGACACATCAACGTCGACCCCGACGCCTGGGAGGATTTCCTGTTCTGGCTGGCGTCCGACCGCAAGACGGCTCGACGGATCACGAGACTGATCGGAGAGATCCAACGCGATCCGTTCGGGGGGATCGGCAAACCCGAACCGCTCAAGGGCGAACTGTCCGGATACTGGTCTCGGCGTATAGACGACGAACACCGGCTCGTCTACCGAGCAGACGATCACCAAGTCACGATATTGAAGGCCCGGTACCACTACTGA
- a CDS encoding type II toxin-antitoxin system Phd/YefM family antitoxin: MSISASEARQRLFPLLEQVNTDHEPVRITSRAGDAVLMSADDYDSWQETVYLLRSPENARRLMEAVARDKAGRHATPHLTKSIDELQEMAGGEE, from the coding sequence ATGAGCATCAGTGCCAGCGAGGCGCGCCAGCGCCTCTTTCCACTCCTCGAACAAGTCAACACCGACCATGAGCCGGTACGCATCACCTCCAGGGCAGGAGATGCGGTGCTGATGTCCGCTGACGACTACGACTCGTGGCAGGAAACGGTCTACCTACTGCGCTCACCCGAGAATGCCCGCCGACTCATGGAGGCCGTCGCCCGCGACAAGGCCGGCCGGCACGCAACCCCACACCTCACCAAGTCGATCGACGAACTTCAGGAGATGGCCGGCGGCGAGGAGTGA
- a CDS encoding FHA domain-containing protein, translating into MSSHVEVFRPAGRELVPLAGQRVTLGKAPSNAIALEHDDTVSRLHAVFENLGAAWSIRDMGSRNGTFLNGEKLTAERVLRSGDEVRVGKSRLIFWMVHESADGRRDEETVAAQPVEAAPRLTRRELDVLVVLCRPLVSDDPFPEPASVRAMARELYVTEAAVKQHLQNLYDKFAVPTEGDRRVRLANEALRRGAVTLVQLRDDAT; encoded by the coding sequence ATGTCTTCCCATGTGGAGGTTTTCAGGCCGGCTGGACGGGAGCTCGTCCCACTGGCCGGCCAGCGCGTGACCCTCGGCAAAGCCCCGAGCAACGCGATCGCGCTCGAGCACGACGACACCGTGTCGCGGCTGCACGCCGTGTTCGAAAACCTTGGCGCCGCATGGTCGATCCGCGACATGGGCAGCCGCAACGGCACCTTCCTCAACGGCGAGAAGCTCACCGCCGAACGTGTGCTGCGCTCCGGCGACGAGGTGCGCGTGGGCAAGTCGCGGCTGATCTTCTGGATGGTCCACGAATCCGCTGACGGCCGCCGCGACGAGGAGACCGTCGCCGCGCAACCCGTGGAGGCGGCGCCGCGGCTGACCCGGCGTGAACTCGACGTGCTGGTGGTGTTGTGCCGGCCGCTGGTGTCCGACGACCCGTTCCCCGAACCCGCGTCGGTGCGGGCGATGGCCCGCGAGCTCTACGTCACCGAGGCCGCCGTCAAACAGCACCTGCAGAATCTCTACGACAAGTTCGCCGTCCCGACCGAGGGTGACCGGCGTGTCCGGCTGGCCAACGAGGCGCTGCGCCGCGGCGCGGTCACCCTCGTCCAGCTGCGCGACGACGCTACGTGA
- a CDS encoding serine/threonine-protein kinase, with translation MAGEIAYELAAAGFVDAVEVGRGGGGVVYRCHQQSLGRTVAIKVLASSLDEDDRERFLREGYAMGALSGHPNIVNILQVGMTEQDRPFIVMPYHARGSLADQVRREGRIPWPDALRIGVKLCGALETAHRTGTLHRDIKPANVLVNDYGEPQLSDFGTARIVGGYKTVTGFFTGTLSYTAPEVLTGKPPTVEADVYSLGATLYAMIAGKAAHERKTDEELIAHYLRITSQPVPDLRHLGIPSDVCSAIEKAMSLEPAARFDSAAEFGRTLQEAQRHNGLTADHMAIGEPTPPPEQPEGTQALPLSEPSNPAVPPSLPATAPPPPPAPPPPDMFARSPSNAPWPAAQPPPPVPAVPRKDRRKTVLALAAAAAVVLLVIGGAVVVASTRDTGGGAVTAPVAQPTAEAQPGWRPISDARTALDGAAATQADGTIWIFGGMGADNRVSGAHEGYDPAIDSWKGGEALPVPVQRAMSVTWQDTPVVLGGWRTDGADTKVATDAVWRVVNSRWVQLPPLLQPRAAAAAAVVGDRIVVTGGVDADGRVLDTTEVFDGRGWTPAAPMPTPRQLLAAASDGTRVYAIGGTNGTTDLTSVEAYDPAADTWTSLPALPEPRSDFGAAVTDARLVAVGGTAAGRPVKTTSALDLTTSTWSDLPDLGTARRGAAVAAVGKTVYVIGGSTGAGDGVATSTAEALKLAPRTPQPAAQWRSLPDAPTPRLMMAYTVLGDQIWIAGGIREGETLQTVETYDTRTQQWQAQPSLPIPLNHAAAATYRGEVVVIGGATDTITQASDKVFAFRDGKWVELASLQHARAAPAAAVVGDKLIVVGGQNDKQLVPQTEVFDGTSWTQAADMPTAREHLAAVSDGVYVYTVGGRFLSADENTAAFERFDPQSGNWEKLPDMPTPRGSYGAAYLDGRIVVVGGEEPTRVLPTVEMYDIANRRWSTQAPVNTPVHGQAVAAVGSTVYCIGGADRPTHEGPVATVEALDFT, from the coding sequence ATGGCGGGCGAGATCGCGTACGAGCTGGCAGCTGCCGGATTCGTCGACGCCGTCGAAGTCGGCAGGGGCGGCGGCGGCGTGGTCTACCGCTGCCACCAGCAGTCCCTCGGCCGCACCGTCGCGATCAAGGTGCTCGCGTCTTCTCTCGACGAGGACGACCGTGAACGTTTCCTGCGCGAGGGCTACGCGATGGGCGCCCTGTCGGGCCACCCGAACATCGTGAACATCCTGCAGGTCGGCATGACCGAGCAGGACCGGCCCTTCATCGTGATGCCTTACCACGCAAGGGGATCGCTGGCCGACCAGGTGCGCCGCGAGGGCCGGATCCCGTGGCCCGACGCGCTGCGCATCGGCGTCAAACTCTGCGGAGCGCTCGAAACCGCGCACCGGACCGGTACTCTGCACCGCGACATCAAACCCGCCAACGTCCTCGTCAACGACTACGGCGAGCCGCAGCTCAGCGACTTCGGCACCGCCCGCATCGTCGGCGGGTACAAGACGGTGACCGGGTTCTTCACCGGCACGCTGTCCTACACCGCGCCCGAGGTGCTCACCGGTAAACCGCCGACCGTCGAGGCCGACGTCTACTCGCTCGGCGCCACGCTCTACGCGATGATCGCCGGGAAGGCCGCGCACGAACGCAAAACCGACGAGGAGCTGATCGCGCACTACCTGCGGATCACCTCCCAGCCGGTGCCGGACCTGCGCCACCTCGGCATCCCGTCCGACGTGTGCTCGGCGATCGAGAAGGCGATGTCGCTGGAGCCGGCCGCCCGGTTCGACTCCGCGGCCGAGTTCGGCCGCACCCTGCAGGAAGCCCAGCGCCACAACGGGTTGACCGCCGATCACATGGCGATCGGCGAACCCACCCCGCCTCCCGAGCAGCCTGAAGGTACACAGGCACTTCCGCTGTCGGAGCCTTCCAATCCCGCTGTGCCGCCATCGCTTCCGGCCACCGCCCCGCCGCCACCGCCGGCTCCTCCCCCGCCCGACATGTTCGCCCGCAGCCCGTCGAACGCGCCGTGGCCTGCCGCACAACCCCCTCCGCCGGTCCCCGCCGTCCCGCGGAAGGACCGCAGGAAGACCGTGCTCGCGCTCGCCGCCGCGGCGGCCGTGGTGCTGCTGGTGATCGGCGGGGCCGTCGTCGTGGCCTCGACGCGGGACACCGGCGGTGGCGCCGTCACGGCACCCGTGGCGCAGCCGACCGCTGAAGCGCAGCCCGGCTGGCGGCCGATCTCCGACGCCCGCACCGCCCTCGACGGGGCGGCCGCCACCCAGGCCGACGGCACCATCTGGATCTTCGGCGGGATGGGCGCCGACAACCGGGTCAGCGGCGCTCACGAGGGCTACGACCCGGCGATCGACAGCTGGAAGGGCGGTGAAGCACTCCCGGTTCCGGTGCAGCGGGCGATGTCGGTGACCTGGCAGGACACCCCCGTCGTGCTCGGCGGCTGGCGCACCGACGGCGCGGACACCAAGGTCGCCACCGACGCGGTGTGGCGGGTGGTCAACAGCCGCTGGGTGCAGTTGCCGCCGCTGCTGCAGCCGCGCGCCGCGGCGGCAGCCGCCGTGGTGGGCGACCGCATCGTCGTCACCGGCGGCGTCGACGCCGACGGCCGCGTGCTCGACACCACCGAGGTGTTCGACGGACGCGGGTGGACCCCGGCCGCGCCGATGCCGACGCCGCGCCAGCTGCTGGCCGCGGCCTCGGACGGCACGCGCGTCTACGCGATCGGCGGCACGAACGGGACGACGGACCTGACGAGCGTCGAGGCGTACGACCCGGCCGCCGACACCTGGACGTCCCTGCCCGCGCTGCCCGAGCCGCGCAGCGATTTCGGGGCGGCTGTCACCGACGCCCGACTGGTGGCGGTCGGCGGCACCGCCGCGGGGCGGCCGGTCAAGACCACGAGCGCGCTCGATCTGACGACGTCGACGTGGTCCGACCTGCCGGACCTGGGCACCGCACGCCGGGGCGCGGCCGTCGCCGCGGTCGGTAAGACGGTATACGTGATCGGCGGGTCGACCGGCGCCGGCGACGGCGTGGCCACGTCGACGGCCGAAGCGCTGAAACTGGCGCCACGCACCCCGCAACCCGCCGCACAATGGCGCTCGCTGCCGGACGCACCGACCCCCCGGCTGATGATGGCCTACACCGTGCTCGGCGACCAGATCTGGATCGCCGGCGGGATCCGGGAGGGCGAGACGCTGCAGACCGTCGAGACCTACGACACCCGCACCCAACAGTGGCAGGCGCAGCCGTCGCTGCCGATCCCGCTCAACCACGCGGCGGCGGCGACCTACCGCGGCGAGGTCGTGGTGATCGGCGGCGCCACCGACACCATCACGCAGGCCTCGGACAAGGTGTTCGCGTTCCGCGACGGCAAGTGGGTCGAGCTGGCGAGCCTGCAGCACGCGCGGGCCGCGCCGGCGGCAGCGGTGGTCGGCGACAAACTCATCGTCGTCGGCGGGCAGAACGACAAACAGCTCGTGCCTCAAACCGAGGTGTTCGACGGCACGTCCTGGACGCAGGCCGCCGACATGCCCACGGCGCGTGAGCATCTCGCGGCAGTGTCCGACGGCGTGTACGTCTACACCGTCGGCGGCCGGTTCCTGTCCGCCGACGAGAACACGGCCGCCTTCGAGCGGTTCGACCCGCAGTCCGGAAACTGGGAGAAGCTGCCCGACATGCCGACCCCGCGCGGCAGCTACGGCGCGGCCTACCTCGACGGGCGCATCGTCGTGGTCGGCGGCGAGGAACCGACGCGGGTGCTGCCCACCGTCGAGATGTACGACATCGCCAACCGCCGATGGAGCACCCAGGCGCCGGTCAACACCCCGGTGCACGGCCAGGCGGTCGCCGCGGTCGGCTCCACGGTGTACTGCATCGGGGGCGCCGACCGGCCCACTCACGAGGGGCCGGTGGCCACGGTCGAGGCGCTGGACTTCACGTAG